The sequence below is a genomic window from Sulfurimonas sp..
CGAGCTATTGGTCCAAAAATACGAGTACCAATCGGCTCTCTCTTGTCATCAAGTATAACAGCTGCATTATCATCAAAACGAATAAGAGAACCGTTCTCACGGTGAATCTCTT
It includes:
- a CDS encoding uL14 family ribosomal protein, with the protein product EIHRENGSLIRFDDNAAVILDDKREPIGTRIFGPIAREVRYSGFMKIVSLAPEVV